A genomic window from Acidobacteriota bacterium includes:
- a CDS encoding ABC transporter permease subunit yields the protein MLTLRTNFLIKIAIITVKKIISNKIEIILILLINLWILYSLFKFPNKNNFGTILMGYILVFAICSSGIIKQELQKNTLVPFIVSPLSKEEILLGKFLGPSISILLIMLLNYGIFSAVQLLHGKPISPLLNLKVILYLYLIGLYFFSLGILFSTFLKGNKNFIMLTVLSLVSFITVIKMGLEFSIKMEKFALNIKEKIFLFFLSLGNPIFFKFVDEKNYPFIILSLIALYLIISLYFIRKISLENSR from the coding sequence ATAAAGATTGCCATCATTACAGTTAAAAAAATTATTTCGAATAAAATCGAAATAATATTGATACTCTTAATTAATCTTTGGATTCTTTATTCTTTATTTAAATTTCCGAATAAAAACAATTTTGGAACAATATTAATGGGTTACATATTAGTATTTGCAATTTGCTCTTCAGGAATTATAAAGCAGGAATTGCAGAAAAATACATTAGTTCCATTTATCGTATCACCCCTTTCAAAAGAAGAGATTCTATTGGGAAAATTTTTAGGTCCTTCGATTTCAATATTATTAATAATGCTTCTTAACTATGGAATATTTTCAGCCGTACAATTATTACATGGAAAACCAATTTCACCTTTGCTAAACTTAAAAGTCATTTTATATTTATATTTAATTGGATTATACTTTTTTTCTTTAGGAATATTGTTTTCAACATTTTTAAAGGGAAATAAAAATTTTATAATGTTAACAGTTCTGTCGCTGGTTTCATTTATCACTGTAATTAAAATGGGATTAGAATTTAGTATCAAAATGGAAAAATTCGCCTTAAATATAAAAGAAAAAATATTTCTTTTCTTTTTATCTTTAGGAAATCCTATTTTTTTTAAGTTTGTAGATGAAAAGAATTACCCTTTTATCATCTTATCATTAATAGCTTTATACTTAATCATTTCTCTTTATTTTATAAGAAAGATTTCTCTGGAAAATTCTCGTTAA
- a CDS encoding ABC transporter ATP-binding protein, with protein MNENLNILKIVKLNKNYKTLFKKGFSLRGLNFEVKKGKITGFLGPNGAGKTTTINIILGLIKKDGGDIKLFDSKIENPEVRKRIGYLPENPNFYGFLKGIEILRISGSLYSLSREKIEERIKFLEEKFDLKRELEKKVSIYSKGMLQKIAFSVAVLHEPDLLILDEPYNGLDPILINSVRDYILELKQDGKTIFISSHLLSEMEKICDDVILINNGKIILKGELKDLKNDKKYSSPHSLEQIFLETVKTKYI; from the coding sequence ATGAATGAAAATTTAAATATTCTTAAAATAGTAAAACTTAATAAAAATTACAAAACTCTTTTCAAAAAAGGATTTTCCTTGAGGGGTTTAAACTTTGAAGTGAAGAAAGGAAAGATTACAGGATTTTTAGGGCCAAATGGTGCTGGTAAAACTACTACAATTAACATAATTCTCGGTCTAATAAAAAAAGATGGTGGAGACATTAAATTATTTGACAGTAAAATTGAAAACCCAGAGGTTAGAAAAAGAATCGGTTATCTTCCTGAGAACCCTAATTTCTATGGGTTCCTTAAAGGAATTGAGATTTTAAGAATTTCTGGAAGTTTGTATTCTCTCTCAAGAGAAAAAATAGAAGAAAGAATAAAATTCTTAGAAGAAAAATTTGACCTGAAGAGGGAACTTGAGAAAAAAGTCTCAATTTATTCAAAAGGAATGTTGCAGAAAATTGCGTTTTCTGTAGCGGTGTTACATGAACCTGATCTTCTGATACTCGATGAGCCTTACAATGGTCTTGATCCCATATTAATCAACAGCGTGAGAGATTATATATTAGAACTAAAACAAGATGGTAAAACAATCTTCATAAGTTCTCATCTTCTTTCAGAGATGGAAAAAATCTGCGATGATGTAATCTTGATAAACAATGGCAAGATAATCCTTAAAGGAGAATTGAAAGATTTAAAAAACGATAAAAAATACTCCTCTCCTCATTCTCTGGAGCAAATATTCTTGGAAACTGTAAAAACTAAATATATTTAA
- a CDS encoding GIY-YIG nuclease family protein, translated as MKMNKAEKGIYILSIRLKEQKKISVGKLGEIEFKPGLYLYVGSAQGGLEYRIKRHLRKNKKLFWHIDYLRKEAEIEGVWIKKGRFNECAAVRKIQDSTCFSTFPVKGFGSSDCKCLTHLFYSSKNNSGIRNFITRLGFKKSNIFEG; from the coding sequence ATGAAGATGAATAAAGCAGAGAAAGGAATTTATATTCTATCAATAAGATTAAAAGAGCAAAAGAAAATCTCAGTAGGTAAACTGGGCGAAATAGAATTTAAACCTGGATTGTATCTTTATGTTGGTTCAGCGCAGGGTGGTCTTGAGTATAGAATAAAGCGACATTTGAGAAAAAATAAAAAATTATTCTGGCATATAGATTACCTCCGGAAGGAAGCAGAAATTGAAGGGGTATGGATAAAAAAAGGAAGGTTCAATGAATGTGCTGCTGTTAGGAAGATTCAGGATAGTACTTGTTTTTCAACATTTCCAGTAAAGGGATTTGGTTCATCAGATTGTAAATGTCTCACCCATCTTTTCTATTCATCTAAAAATAATTCTGGAATAAGAAATTTTATTACTAGACTTGGGTTTAAGAAAAGTAATATCTTTGAAGGTTAA
- the hutH gene encoding histidine ammonia-lyase: MGKIVIDGDNLKLDEIESVAYKLSEVELSSRSKTKIQKSRALLKKLLKQGKRIYGVNTGFGSLSDIDIKDKDLSNLQMNMIRSHCTGVGEPFSEDIVRAMMLLRANVLAKGYSGVRVELVEFLIKLLNERIHPFIPSQGSVGASGDLAPLSHLASVIIGEGKAYYKGKLLPSKEIFKNAGLSPLTLEAKEGIALINGTQTMTAIASLSLLRTERLIDTADLAGAMTLDALKGSIDPFDEKIHNVRPYEGQKLSASRIKKFIEDSELWNSHRGKLKIQDSYSLRCMPQVHGAIRETLKFIRGILEIEINSATENPLIFSDEGEILSGGNFHGEPIALVSDFMGIALTELGNISERRIERLMNPNLNEGLPAFLSKNPGLESGLMLTHVTAASLASENRTLSHPASVDNIPISADQEDHVSMGVTSARKAMKILENTERIISIELLCASQALDLRKPLKSSPLIEKILKMIRKKVPFIEKDRMLDQDIEEIFKLIHSPEWKKLIIF; the protein is encoded by the coding sequence ATGGGAAAAATTGTAATCGATGGAGATAATCTTAAATTAGATGAGATAGAGAGCGTAGCTTATAAACTTTCAGAAGTTGAACTATCTTCACGGTCCAAAACTAAAATCCAAAAAAGCAGAGCTCTTCTAAAAAAACTTTTAAAACAAGGAAAGAGAATCTATGGAGTAAACACAGGCTTTGGTAGTCTTTCAGATATAGATATTAAAGACAAAGATTTAAGCAACCTTCAAATGAACATGATAAGAAGCCATTGCACAGGTGTGGGAGAACCATTTTCAGAAGACATAGTTAGAGCAATGATGCTTCTCAGAGCAAATGTTCTCGCAAAAGGATACTCCGGCGTTCGAGTCGAGTTAGTCGAATTTTTAATAAAATTGTTGAATGAAAGAATACATCCTTTTATCCCTTCGCAAGGCTCTGTAGGAGCAAGCGGAGATTTAGCACCTCTTTCCCATTTAGCTTCTGTTATTATAGGAGAAGGCAAAGCCTACTATAAAGGAAAATTACTTCCATCAAAAGAAATATTTAAAAATGCAGGCCTCAGCCCTCTTACACTTGAAGCAAAGGAAGGAATAGCATTGATAAATGGAACTCAGACAATGACTGCCATCGCTTCCCTTTCATTGTTAAGAACGGAAAGGCTGATAGACACTGCAGATTTAGCAGGAGCTATGACGCTTGATGCGTTAAAAGGTTCAATAGATCCTTTTGATGAAAAAATTCATAATGTAAGACCATACGAAGGACAGAAACTCAGTGCTTCAAGAATTAAAAAATTTATCGAAGACTCTGAATTATGGAATTCTCACAGGGGAAAACTTAAAATTCAGGATAGTTATAGCCTCAGGTGCATGCCTCAAGTTCATGGGGCGATAAGAGAAACACTGAAGTTCATAAGAGGCATACTCGAAATTGAAATAAACTCTGCCACTGAAAATCCTTTGATATTCTCAGATGAAGGAGAGATTCTTTCAGGAGGAAATTTTCACGGAGAACCCATAGCTTTAGTTTCTGATTTTATGGGAATTGCTCTTACAGAACTTGGAAATATTTCTGAAAGAAGAATCGAAAGGCTCATGAACCCAAACTTAAACGAAGGATTACCTGCATTTCTTTCGAAAAACCCTGGACTTGAATCAGGACTGATGTTAACTCATGTCACAGCAGCATCACTGGCATCAGAAAATAGAACTCTTTCACATCCTGCCTCAGTGGATAACATTCCTATATCTGCTGATCAGGAAGACCACGTGAGCATGGGTGTTACTTCAGCAAGAAAAGCAATGAAAATTTTAGAAAATACTGAAAGAATAATTTCTATAGAATTACTCTGCGCTTCCCAGGCTCTTGATTTAAGAAAGCCTTTGAAATCATCTCCTCTAATAGAAAAAATTTTAAAAATGATAAGAAAAAAAGTTCCTTTTATTGAAAAAGATAGAATGCTCGATCAAGATATAGAAGAAATTTTTAAATTGATTCACTCCCCTGAATGGAAAAAACTTATTATTTTTTAA
- the gltX gene encoding glutamate--tRNA ligase, with protein sequence MEIKVRFAPSPTGYLHVGGARTAVFNWLFARNKRGKFLLRIEDTDFERSSEEMISGILEGLRWLGIDWDEEPLYQSKRIEFYKKWAEELIKMGKAYYCYCLPEEIEKRKKEFEREGGAWKYDRRCLHLTEEEKTFYEKERKRAIRFLVPKGKTKWFDLVHKDIEFDNRNIEDFVLLRADEIPTYHLSVVLDDWNMGITHVIRGDDHLSNTPKQILLYEAFKFPVPQFAHLPLILGPDRKKLSKRHGVTSILNFKEEGYLPLAMLNFLAQLSWSPGEEKDFFTTRELIKKFSIEKVSHGSPVFDLNKLEWINSKVISNTSSRKLFDTYMDFLEKESISKKEFYSSGKKWILKVIDLFKERARTIKELAINTKPIISDFIYYEPEAVEKHLKFPDLDKYLEKLTAHLEKIETFTASEVEKVFREFSEKEKIKAASLIHATRVAVTGKRVSPSLFEVLELIGKEKTIFRVKKLVEFIKSHLLQGGSYDVKKD encoded by the coding sequence ATGGAAATTAAAGTGAGATTTGCTCCATCGCCCACAGGTTATCTTCATGTGGGAGGTGCGCGAACTGCTGTGTTTAACTGGTTGTTCGCAAGAAATAAACGAGGAAAATTTCTTCTCCGGATAGAAGATACTGATTTTGAAAGATCTTCTGAAGAAATGATATCTGGAATTCTTGAAGGTCTAAGATGGCTTGGAATCGATTGGGATGAAGAGCCTTTATATCAGTCAAAAAGAATTGAGTTTTATAAAAAATGGGCTGAAGAATTGATAAAGATGGGAAAGGCATACTATTGTTATTGCCTCCCTGAAGAAATAGAAAAGCGTAAAAAAGAATTTGAAAGAGAAGGTGGCGCATGGAAATATGACAGAAGATGTCTTCATCTCACGGAAGAAGAAAAAACTTTTTATGAAAAGGAAAGAAAAAGAGCAATCAGATTTCTCGTTCCGAAAGGAAAAACAAAATGGTTTGACCTTGTCCACAAAGATATAGAATTTGATAATCGAAATATTGAAGATTTTGTACTTCTTAGAGCTGATGAAATTCCAACATACCATCTATCAGTAGTTCTCGATGACTGGAATATGGGAATTACCCATGTAATAAGGGGAGATGACCATCTCTCAAATACCCCAAAACAAATCCTCCTTTACGAGGCTTTTAAATTCCCGGTTCCTCAATTTGCCCATCTTCCTTTGATACTCGGCCCGGACAGGAAAAAACTTTCAAAAAGACATGGGGTAACCTCTATTTTGAATTTTAAAGAAGAAGGGTATTTACCCCTTGCAATGTTGAATTTCCTTGCACAACTGAGCTGGTCACCTGGTGAGGAAAAAGATTTTTTCACAACAAGAGAATTGATAAAGAAATTCTCCATAGAAAAAGTCAGCCATGGAAGCCCGGTTTTTGATCTAAATAAACTTGAATGGATCAACTCAAAAGTAATTTCGAATACCTCAAGTAGAAAACTTTTTGACACATATATGGATTTTCTGGAAAAAGAATCCATTTCAAAGAAGGAATTTTATTCATCAGGAAAAAAATGGATTTTGAAAGTTATTGATTTATTTAAAGAAAGAGCCAGAACAATCAAAGAATTGGCGATAAATACAAAACCTATCATATCAGATTTTATATACTATGAACCTGAAGCAGTGGAAAAACATTTAAAATTTCCTGATTTGGATAAATACTTAGAAAAACTGACAGCTCATCTTGAGAAAATTGAAACCTTTACGGCTTCTGAAGTAGAAAAAGTTTTTCGTGAATTTTCAGAGAAAGAAAAAATTAAGGCTGCTTCTTTAATTCATGCAACAAGAGTAGCTGTAACAGGAAAAAGAGTCAGTCCCAGTCTTTTTGAAGTACTTGAATTGATTGGGAAAGAAAAGACAATATTTAGAGTAAAGAAGTTAGTTGAATTTATAAAATCACATCTACTCCAGGGAGGAAGTTATGACGTTAAAAAGGATTAA